The Brassica oleracea var. oleracea cultivar TO1000 chromosome C6, BOL, whole genome shotgun sequence genomic interval GCTAATCAAAACTTTCATTTATGCGAGTTTGACTTGGTAATATCTTGCAGTTGAATATAAACCCGGATTCAAACAAGACTACAATTTCAGTACAAGGGAACACCGGTAAGATCCATATATCAATTGTTAGTTCATTTTATTTCGTTATACAAGAAATGCAAAGGATACTTAAAACTACTCATTGCAGATGTTCAAATTCACTGGCAAAACAAAGCAAGGTTATCGATCAGCTTGATCAAGAGAGAAGATTATGGTATCGCAGGGCGTGCACTATACGAGGTGATTTTTCTCGTGAAAACCCTAATCATATTCTCGGTACGACAAAAAACCATCAACAGTTTAGTAAGCTATCAATATTCATCAATAATTTCAGGTGAATGTGCTTAATAGATCAGAGCAATTCACAGATATAATATTCATCACTCTCCCTGCTACTGGTGAGCTTATAGAATTTGCTCTGTTTCATACTGTAGAAAAGGCTTTGTTTCTCTCACTTGCCATATTGATGCGATTATATAAACTTTTTTTTCAGGCCAAAGTGTAGAAATCGATTTCTCTTATGATACGGGTGAATCCTTAGTAGCGCCATCTGTGAGAAAAGATGGATACCTGTTTAAGATACTATGGGGTGTTTTAGTGGTGATTGTATCGGTGATCATCTTGATGAAAGTGATAGATAGACCAATTGGTCCAGCTGGGGCCACTAGAGTTGCAACAAACGGTGTAGCAGCAACAGCAGGAGCACCGGGAACACCAGAAAGAAGAAGTGGTGCAGTGATATACCATGAGGAATCTCCAAGAACACCATCACCATTTATGGAGTATGTCAAGAGGACTGTGGACGAGACTCCTTACTACAGAAGAGAAGGGAGGAGGAGGTTTAATCCTCAAAACACTATGTAGAATATGTTTGTTATGAGAAGTAAACTCTGTTTTTGTTTGTAAACCACCAAACCTTGAAAACTGTTTATATCATTTGTGCATTGTTATTTCTTGCTCACTTCAGTTTGAACTGGATACGTTATTTTCTAAACCAGTTATTTGGGTTTTTGTTTGATCAGTTTTTACCTTTTAGATGATTTTGGATAAACTTATTTTTTAAAAAGTAATGATTTTATCAGCTCGTTTGAATTCATGAAAAAAATTTGATTGAGGTTAACAAAAGTCTCTGAATTTTGACAGTGCATCTGCACTGATAAAGTGCGCTTTATACAAGTCTAATATGCTTTCTCGAAATATACCTTGTATTGTTGTATAGCATGAATCAATTTGGACCCGTCTTTAGTTGTATGAATTTTTAGCTAAAAATGGCCCAACTTGGTAGATTCGTAACTTTTTGATTAGTTACGTCACATGCCATCGAGTTTAGAACAAAAGAGGATGGTACAGTATATTACCTATTTGAAACTCAAAGCTTCCTTATAAATTTTAATTTTATTTAAAGAGAATCGAGTCCTTGTGCCTATTGTGCGATTCTTATTTCATATAGAACAATATTCTTTGCTCTTATAGATCAAGCTAATTTTGCACAGAAGAAAAACTATTATATTGTTCCTTTTCCTAAACAAAAGTTATAGTAACATTGACGTAAATCTATATTAGAAACACGATATAGAACAATATAGGTTATTTGCCAAAAATGCTCAAAAACCCGAATTTGAATACAAATCTACTATATCTTCAAATTCAATCAGATGTAGAATTATAATTATCTTCTTATGACTTATCGAAAAATTATAAACACTTTTACGATAATAATTCTATGAAGTCTTTTTGAGATAATGAAGTCTTCTATTAGAAAACTTCTAGAGAACTATACTCTTGTATTTAATCTTAAAACTAATTTATAAAATTTAGAAAAAAATATTTCAATGGAAAATCTAAGAGATTTTTTATCTACATGGTTGAAAGTGATCTCCACACTTTTCTTCTGAAACATCGCTAGTACTCCACATTTACAAACTGGATCGACAATATAAACAAAATTCATAACCCATCCATTCCTGAATATCTACAAGATCATTACACTTGTTCATTGTCTCCATCAAAATCAAAAAGAAGACTTCAGAGGAAATACTTTTGATGTATTTTCATGAGTCTAGGAATTATAAAGTCACGAGGCCACCCCAAACCTTGACATTTACAAGAGACTATGCTCATTGGGGATTGGCTGGTCCCTCATTTGGGACCATCTCATTCGGGAGGATCTATGCATGACATCTTTGATTTTCTTCGAGTATAAGAACATCTTGATAAAAAAGAAGTTAAGGTATGGTCATGACTAAAGTGTTTTATAACTGTCATCAATTACCTCAATTTGACCAAAAAAAGATTTGACCAATTTTTTTTGGGGTCAAATTAAACCCACCAATAAATGTAGAAAAGAAAACAAGAAGAAGACCGGTTTGGTTCGGTGGCCGTGTACATAAATACACAATAAATAGTTTGCATCACTATCGGGCCTATTAAAATATAGTGGAACTTATATTACTATGGTCCAAATACAAGACAGCATCGTTTTAGGCTTTTAAGTTTTAACGTAAACCCTAGTGAGAGTCGTCTCAATCTCTTCTGCATCATCGTCGTTTCTGAGCGAAACCCTAATAAGTTACTTGCAGGTTTGTTTCCGTCTCGTGACGAATGCATTGAAATAGCGAAACCAATAATTAGATTAAAATTGAAACTCTTCTCTGTCTTCCTCGTATTTAGCTTCACTTTGATGTCTGACTGAAGCTCTTCTTTGTTGTGATTCCTCTGTGTCCTGTTCTTGTAGGGAACTTTTAAGGAGGAGGAGACAAGATGAGACTGGTCAAGTGTTGGTTCTGCTCTTCGACGATATATCCAGGACATGGTATTCAGTTTGTCCGCAACGATGCTAAGGTACATCAAGAAGAATCACATTTAGTTTGTATTTTTCAAGATCTGCTCTGTTCATCACTTTCTTTAATTCTATATATATATGTGAATGTCTCGTTGTTTCCTGTTTGTAATTTGTCTCTCTCTAGCTGGATTTTTTTTGTCTGTTTGCTCTGTTGTGAGATAGACAAAATAAGGTATATTATTTGGTTTGAAATCATTTGCTCAAGTCTTTTGGGTATAATCCACTTCTATCGTCTTGCTTTCCACACTCAAATAAGCTTATCCCTAGCTTTGAATTTGTTTATTTTTTTTTTGCTCTCTGAGAACTTCAGGGGCAGTTCTTACCTTATTGGCTTTGTGATTCAGTTACAAGTCTTGTTGTCCTTTTGCAGATTTTCCGGTTCTGTAGGTCTAAATGCCACAAGAACTTCAAGATGAAGAGGAACCCTCGTAAAGTCAAGTGGACTAAAGCATACAGAGCTGCACACGGAAAGGACATGACTCAGGTACTTAAATACTAATACACTTTCGATTAAGGAAACCCTAATAGCTCTCTTAGATATGTCTCTCACCATCACCCTTCTCTTCCTTTCCACAAAAAAAGGATAAAACTTTTGATTTTGAGAAGAAGAGAAACAGACCTGAGAGATATGATAGGAACGTTACTGAGGATACTCTCAAGGCCATTAAGAAGATTGATAAGATCAGAAGTTCTAGAGAAGCTCAACACATCAATAAGAGGTATATGCATTCATTAGTCTCGTACATATCCTTGGGATAAATTAGACTTGTGATTTTTTATTATGATTGGTCTTAATTGTTGTGTGGGACTTAGGTTGAAGCCAAACAAACAGAAGATATTCAAGAGTGAAGTCAAAGAGATAGATCAGAACATTAATTTGATCAAGGCACCAGGTTCTTACCAACAAGATTCAGAGAAGACGAAAGTTTTGGTCTCCACAAACAAGTCTGTTCAGAACGAAGCCATGGAAGAGTGATTATGTGGAAGCACTTTAAAATATATTATCAACTTTACTCTGATGCTGGTGTCGTCGTCCTTTCAAAAAAAAGAGAGTTTTAGATTTGTTTTCATTTTGCAATGTACTATTTATTACCGGGAACAGATCCACAAGAAAGTTTTGGTTTTCGGAGCTAAGCTTCTACATTCGCTGATTCATTTCTTACCAAGTGGAATACTATAAAAAGTACAAACACCAACACTTTTACTTATAAACAACTTATTTTCCGTTCGAAATTGAATATTGCATTGATTTCCATTGATCAATCGAAGTGACCGAGAACAAATAATTTTGGAGGTTAGAGCTGAAGCTTTGTTAAGCTGGTTTAAGAATTGAATCCGTTGAAGATTTGTGGATGTATATAAGAGGAATTAAATATTGAAGACTAATAATATCACTTTTTCTTGTGACAAACGTGAAACAATCACTATTTGCAAAGCGATGACATGGCTGTTGAAAAATGTGGCATGTCTAATTTTTTTTAATAAATATTTATATTTTTGGCAATGTTTTTTTAAATATGGTAATGACTTTTTTTGTGCAACAAATATGGTAGTGACTGATAACTCTTGTATTAAAGTACAATTTTAAAAATAATTATTTATTTTTGATTAAACTTTTGAAATATATTAGTAACTAATACCTCATATATATCACCATTAAGTAACCTATATATCACATTAGTAGAAAACAAACTACACATAATTACAAATATAGGTTTTTTACATCACCTTATATATCATATTTTGTATATATATATATATATATGTATTATCAAAATTAATTATGAGTGTACATTGACAAATGTAAAACTAAATCAATACTAATCAAATAAAAAATTTAATAGTTAATTCATTCAAATTTTATGTAACTTTATTGGTTCCTTAGGTTAAATAACATATTGATTTTTACCAGTTTAAAATTTTAACTAAAACAAACAAAATCTAAAAATATATTAGAATTTATATATTTAAATAAAAGCATATTTAAAATTAATGAATAAGAGACATATTTAAAATATATAATAATTAAACACAATATAATATAAAAGCTTTTTATCAATTTTAATTTTAACTATACTGAAATTTAAATAAAATCAAAGTGAAATAGTTAAACCAAATCAAAATAAACAAAACTACAAAAAATACATTTATGGTTTTATTTTAAAAACAAATGTAATTAAAATATAAAAATAATAATATCAAAATATAAAATAAAATTTTTATTTTAAAGTAAAATAATATTATATTTAAAATAGTCTTTCTGCGCAGAGCGCAAGAAAACTCCTAGTATTAAACTATATAATCTACTAGAAAATTTCAATATTACTTTATATAAATCTCATTATGTTTAGTGAATGTAGCTTTCACTACTCTAGTGAAACTTTGCATCTGGTAAAATATTACCAGTACATTTGTAAAATTGTTTTAAATTTATCAAAATATAATAAAAATAATAATTTATAACAAATAAGATAATAGTAAATTTGGTATCTAAATATTTGAAATTTGAAGTAGTTATGTCTCATATAATATTTTCTGTACATATTTCAAATTTTGAAATATCTATATACCATTCTATTAATATATAAGAATATATGATAACGACGAATCAGTCCCATACCATTTTCGAATGCCCACATGCCTTGCAGACTTGAGCTCTCGTCTTGACACCATCGTGTCTGGCTATTTTCCCAACAA includes:
- the LOC106298767 gene encoding probable ribosome biogenesis protein RLP24, translated to MRLVKCWFCSSTIYPGHGIQFVRNDAKIFRFCRSKCHKNFKMKRNPRKVKWTKAYRAAHGKDMTQDKTFDFEKKRNRPERYDRNVTEDTLKAIKKIDKIRSSREAQHINKRLKPNKQKIFKSEVKEIDQNINLIKAPGSYQQDSEKTKVLVSTNKSVQNEAMEE